Within the Trueperaceae bacterium genome, the region CCGGCGCGTCCACCGGCGCTCGGGGCCGTGCTAGTCTCCCGTTCCGTGCGCGTAGGCTTCGTCACGCAGCTCCTCTGGGACCGCTACGGGCCGTTCTGGAGGGACCTCGTCGCCGGCTGCGGCGCGGAGCCGCTGTTCCCCGAGGCCGGGGCCGTGCGCGAGGCGCTGGCCGCCCTCCCGGCGGACGCCGCGCCCTCGGCGTCGTTCCGCCTCGCCCTGGCCCAGGCGCTGGCGCTCGACGAGGCCGACCTGCTCGTCCTCCCGCGCCTCAACCCCGACGCGCCCAGCGAGCGCGGCGCCGCCCGCGACCGCTGGATCGCCGACCTGCCCGGCGCGCTGGTCGCGGCCCTGCCCAGCGGGGCGCGCTACGTGCCCGTGGCCGCCTACCCCGACCCGGCCGTCGAGTCGGACGCGGTCACGCTCCTCACCGAGCTGGTCCGCGGCGCCGCCGAGGTGGGCCGCGTGTGGGCGCGCTTCCGGGTCAGGGCGCAGCACCTGGCGGAGGGACGCGCCGAGGCGCACAGGGCGCCAGGCGCCGACCGCGCCGCCGCCCGGTCGTTCGCGCACGGCGACGCCGTCGTCTACCTGGCGCAGCCGTGGGTCATGACGCCGGAGGTCGCCCGCCGGCTGCGGGAGCGCGACGAGCGCGTCGTCACGCAGCTCGCCGTCGACCCGGCCAAGGCGCGCGAGGAGGGCTGGCGCTTCGACGAGAAGCTCGTGCACACGGACGCCGAGGTGCTGGGCGCCGCGCGGCTGCTGTCGCGACGCGCCGGCGCCTCCGAGGTGCGCCTCATCGTCGACGAGGGCTCCGACAGCGACGCCTGGCTGGCGCGCCGGCTCGAGCAGGTGGTGCGCCGACCCTTCGCGGCGCAGCCCTGGCCGGAGGCCCTGGGCGTGGAGGACCCGTTCGACGCCCTGCACGCGCTGCCGGTAGACTGACCCGCGTGCACGTCCTGGTGACGGTCCTCGGGCTGGCGACCGCCGCCGTGAACGTCTTCGGCGCCTGGGCCGTGAGCCGGCGCCGCCCCCTCGTCTCCCGCCTGTTCATGCTCGCCGCGGCCGTCGTGACGGTGGCGTCAGTGGCCTACGCGTTCTCGTTCCGCGGCGCGTTCTGGCTGCTGCTCGCCGGCGCGGCGCTGACGTTCCTGTCCTCGCTCCTCAACGCGCGCCTCGTGCTCGGCGTCGTGGTGTGGCAGAACCACCTGGCGCGCGGTCTCGCGCTGGGCGGCCTCCTGGCCCTGGCGTGGTGGGCCCTGCCCTGAGGCGCGCTCGGCGGCCACCGCGGCGGGCCCGACCGTGTACTCGTCCGGCGCCACGGTCTCATCGGCGCCCCCCTCGCCCTACGCCTTGCCCTAGCCTTGGCGCATGAGGACAGCGCTCGCCCTCCTGCTCGCCGCCTGGCTGAGCGCGGCCCGGGCCCAGGGAGGACCCGCCTTCGCCGACGTGCCGCCGTGCCACTGGGCCGCCGAGGCCGTGCAGCGCCTGGCCGGCACCGGCATCTTCATCGGGTTCCCGCCCGACGACGCCTACCTGAGCACGAACGCCCTGCGGCAGGTGTTCGAGGGCCTGCGCTGCGGCGACCCCGCCTGGAGCCTGCGCTTCATCGACGGCGGTCCCGAGGCGCTCCGCGAGCCCGGCCTGCCCGACCTGGAGGGGTTCGAGCTCGAGGTGCAGCCGGCCTTCATCGAGGCGGGCCGCGCCCGGCTCGCGTTCGCGCTCACCGCGGTGATAGACGGCCGGACCGAGGTGCGCGAGGGCGTCGTCGACGTGCGCCGCACGGACGCGGGCTGGCAGGTCGCCTACGCCGACCTGGCCGCCCTGGACCTGCCGATCTTCCCGCGCTGAAGCGGCGCCGGCTCGACCTGGAGCGGCCGGTCTTCCCGCGTCGAGCGGACGCGAGCGCGCGGTGAGGCAGCAGGTCCCCAGGCCCTGAGCCTCGCGC harbors:
- a CDS encoding S-layer homology domain-containing protein; the encoded protein is MRTALALLLAAWLSAARAQGGPAFADVPPCHWAAEAVQRLAGTGIFIGFPPDDAYLSTNALRQVFEGLRCGDPAWSLRFIDGGPEALREPGLPDLEGFELEVQPAFIEAGRARLAFALTAVIDGRTEVREGVVDVRRTDAGWQVAYADLAALDLPIFPR